The Cryptococcus neoformans var. neoformans B-3501A chromosome 4, whole genome shotgun sequence genome has a window encoding:
- a CDS encoding hypothetical protein (HMMPfam hit to ACBP, Acyl CoA binding protein, score: 129.4, E(): 8.2e-36), whose translation MDSATAGLDAQFNRAVDIVQSLPKGGTIQTTYEDKLWLYSLYKQAIEGDVAVPRPGMLDLLGKAKWDAWNRQKGIDKPQAKRLYVSALVKILRKCADAKDVQRYLQILEHESGYEYPLHIPSCPASPASSASSYHSSQASPALLPQSSNSPIVPPHDISPLTPSLPPPDDAPNFIPPSSHHSRNPPSLSSMQEQRNEVLDAVGRTGRDGNMRDQRPSSAQNLTSESQIHAAMPLDRITGIEREAVSGKSGSVHSPRRQRRDSQASARLASPLPHPTVGSRDFLGTPETISSPFLALILRRDERRKSWFSWEGHESEELDNCENDQAKEMWGRTGVTTVTKVNAKKKSISMRVLWFLVKTLRRALMDVGIGMMVTLIVIMVLNGGWGRARWMILKYKERLRRFLTEQ comes from the exons ATGGATAGCGCCACTGCAGGCCTCGACGC GCAGTTCAATCGCGCTGTGGACATAGTACAGAG TCTCCCGAAGGGTGGCACCATACAGACAACCTACGAAGACAAGCTATGGCTATACTCACTTTACAAGCAAG CTATCGAAGGTGATGTTGCAGTCCCCCGCCCTGGTATGCTTGATCTTTTAGGCAAAGCAAAATGGGATGCATGGAACAGGCAGAAGGGGATCGATAAGCCTCAGGCAAAAAGGCTTTATGTCAGTGCCCTTGTCAAA ATTTTAAGGAAATGTGCCGATGCTAAAGATGTTCAAAGATACTTGCAGATCCTGGAGCACGAGAGCGGGTATGAATACC CTCTGCATATTCCATCATGCCCTGCGTCACCCGCATCATCTGCCTCCTCATATCACTCCTCTCAGGCTTCTCCCGCCCTACTTCCTCAGTCCAGTAACTCGCCAATTGTTCCCCCACACGACATATCTCCTTTAACCCCATCACTACCGCCGCCAGACGATGCGCCCAATTTTATACCTCCCTCATCTCACCATTCACGCAATCCGCCTTCATTGTCTTCTATGCAAGAACAGAGGAATGAAGTACTTGATGCCGTCGGTAGAACAGGTAGAGATGGGAACATGAGGGATCAAAGGCCATCAAGCGCACAGAATCTAACGAGTGAAAGCCAGATACATGCTGCAATGCCGCTAGATAGGATTACAGGTATAGAGAGAGAGGCCGTATCCGGTAAATCCGGTTCGGTTCACTCCCCAAGGCGACAACGACGCGATTCCCAAGCCTCGGCTCGATTAGCAAGTCCCTTGCCCCATCCAACTGTGGGCAGCAGAGATTTCTTAGGCACCCCGGAAACCATAAGCTCTCCTTTTCTGG CCCTCATTTTGAGGAGGGatgaaaggagaaagagctGGTTTTCTTGGGAGGGACATGAGAGCGAGGAGCTTGATAACTGTGAGAATGATCAAGCCAAGGAAATGTGGGGTAGAACAGGGGTGACAACGGTTACCAAGGTTAACGCAAAAAAGAAATCTATTTCAATGAGGGTTTTATGGTTTCTAGTGAAAACGTTGAGACGTGCCCTGATGGATGTTGGAATAGGAATGATGGTCACGCTCATAGTTATTATGGTGTTGAATGGAGGCTGGGGCCGGGCGCGGTGGATGATTTTGAAATACAAAgaaaggttgaggagattCCTTACCGAGCAATGA
- a CDS encoding hypothetical protein (HMMPfam hit to ACBP, Acyl CoA binding protein, score: 129.4, E(): 8.2e-36): MDSATAGLDAQFNRAVDIVQSLPKGGTIQTTYEDKLWLYSLYKQAIEGDVAVPRPGMLDLLGKAKWDAWNRQKGIDKPQAKRLYVSALVKILRKCADAKDVQRYLQILEHESGYEYPLHIPSCPASPASSASSYHSSQASPALLPQSSNSPIVPPHDISPLTPSLPPPDDAPNFIPPSSHHSRNPPSLSSMQEQRNEVLDAVGRTGRDGNMRDQRPSSAQNLTSESQIHAAMPLDRITGIEREAVSGKSGSVHSPRRQRRDSQASARLASPLPHPTVGSRDFLGTPETISSPFLGLNQPTPMYSRRPGSTSTFSNSQATNIPYTLQQIQTSLTALHERLSTLERTQALILRRDERRKSWFSWEGHESEELDNCENDQAKEMWGRTGVTTVTKVNAKKKSISMRVLWFLVKTLRRALMDVGIGMMVTLIVIMVLNGGWGRARWMILKYKERLRRFLTEQ; the protein is encoded by the exons ATGGATAGCGCCACTGCAGGCCTCGACGC GCAGTTCAATCGCGCTGTGGACATAGTACAGAG TCTCCCGAAGGGTGGCACCATACAGACAACCTACGAAGACAAGCTATGGCTATACTCACTTTACAAGCAAG CTATCGAAGGTGATGTTGCAGTCCCCCGCCCTGGTATGCTTGATCTTTTAGGCAAAGCAAAATGGGATGCATGGAACAGGCAGAAGGGGATCGATAAGCCTCAGGCAAAAAGGCTTTATGTCAGTGCCCTTGTCAAA ATTTTAAGGAAATGTGCCGATGCTAAAGATGTTCAAAGATACTTGCAGATCCTGGAGCACGAGAGCGGGTATGAATACC CTCTGCATATTCCATCATGCCCTGCGTCACCCGCATCATCTGCCTCCTCATATCACTCCTCTCAGGCTTCTCCCGCCCTACTTCCTCAGTCCAGTAACTCGCCAATTGTTCCCCCACACGACATATCTCCTTTAACCCCATCACTACCGCCGCCAGACGATGCGCCCAATTTTATACCTCCCTCATCTCACCATTCACGCAATCCGCCTTCATTGTCTTCTATGCAAGAACAGAGGAATGAAGTACTTGATGCCGTCGGTAGAACAGGTAGAGATGGGAACATGAGGGATCAAAGGCCATCAAGCGCACAGAATCTAACGAGTGAAAGCCAGATACATGCTGCAATGCCGCTAGATAGGATTACAGGTATAGAGAGAGAGGCCGTATCCGGTAAATCCGGTTCGGTTCACTCCCCAAGGCGACAACGACGCGATTCCCAAGCCTCGGCTCGATTAGCAAGTCCCTTGCCCCATCCAACTGTGGGCAGCAGAGATTTCTTAGGCACCCCGGAAACCATAAGCTCTCCTTTTCTGGGTCTCAATCAACCAACACCTATGTATTCTCGTCGCCCGGGATCGACTTCTACTTTCTCCAACTCTCAAGCAACCAACATTCCGTATACTTTGCAGCAAATCCAGACTTCGTTGACAGCGCTGCATGAGAGGCTCTCCACTTTGGAGAGAACTCAAGCCCTCATTTTGAGGAGGGatgaaaggagaaagagctGGTTTTCTTGGGAGGGACATGAGAGCGAGGAGCTTGATAACTGTGAGAATGATCAAGCCAAGGAAATGTGGGGTAGAACAGGGGTGACAACGGTTACCAAGGTTAACGCAAAAAAGAAATCTATTTCAATGAGGGTTTTATGGTTTCTAGTGAAAACGTTGAGACGTGCCCTGATGGATGTTGGAATAGGAATGATGGTCACGCTCATAGTTATTATGGTGTTGAATGGAGGCTGGGGCCGGGCGCGGTGGATGATTTTGAAATACAAAgaaaggttgaggagattCCTTACCGAGCAATGA